A genomic segment from Glycine max cultivar Williams 82 chromosome 1, Glycine_max_v4.0, whole genome shotgun sequence encodes:
- the LOC100793137 gene encoding probable LRR receptor-like serine/threonine-protein kinase At4g29180 yields MPSSIGCILLLTLCDLVLVALVHAQQQIGFISIDCGGTPTNNEYTDEITNIRYTTDGAYIQTGVNKNISSEYAYPKNPNLPLLLSDLRSFPLGERNCYRLVAGKRGELHLIRASFLYGNYDGENKPPEFDLYVDVNFWSTVKFRNASEEVTMEIISVAQSGVTHVCLVNKGAGTPFISGLELRPLNSSIYDTEFGESASLSLFKRWDIGSTNGSGRYEDDIYDRIWSPFNSSSWESVNTSTPINVNDDGYRPPFKVIRTAARPRNGSDTLEFSWTPDDPSWKFYVYLYFAEVEQLEKTQLRKFNIAWNGSPLFDDSLIPRHLFATTLSNSKSLVANEHKISIHKTKDSTLPPILNAVEIYVARQLDALATFEEDVDAILSIKENYRIQRNWVGDPCEPKNYSWEGLKCNYSTSLPPRIISLNMSSSSLSGIITSAISNLSSLESLDLHNNSLTGAMPQFLEELISLKYLDLKGNQFSGSVPTILLERSRAGLLTLRVDDQNLGDTGGNNKTKKIVIPVVVSVSVLVILIAFTLFWKLRRNERSDEEISMLNKGGKTVTTKNWQYTYSEVLDITNNFEMAIGKGGFGTVYCGEMKDGKQVAVKMLSPSSSQGPKEFRTEAELLMTVHHKNLVSFVGYCDDDNKMALIYEYMANGSLKDFLLLSDGNSHCLSWERRIQIAIDAAEGLDYLHHGCKPPIIHRDVKSANILLSQDFEAKIADFGLSREFRKDNQDQQFQVIHKDATYEKSAVMGTTGYLDPEYYKLGRLNEKSDIYSFGIVLLELLTGRPAILKGNRVMHILEWIRPELERGDLSKIIDPRLQGKFDASSGWKALGIAMSCSTSTSIQRPTMSIVIAELKQCLKLESPSDTKTFVAPPRQVYDEVYSSSEAFSYDSESITSPFPR; encoded by the exons ATGCCAAGTTCGATCGGGTGCATACTGTTGCTGACACTTTGTGACCTTGTCCTCGTAGCTTTAGTTCATGCACAGCAACAAATAG GCTTCATAAGCATTGATTGCGGGGGTACTCCAACCAATAATGAGTACACAGATGAAATAACTAACATAAGGTACACCACTGATGGAGCCTATATACAAACTGGGGTTAATAAGAACATTTCCTCCGAGTATGCATACCCTAAGAATCCTAATCTGCCACTTCTACTCTCAGATCTCAGAAGCTTTCCTCTGGGAGAAAGGAACTGTTATAGGTTAGTAGCTGGAAAAAGAGGCGAGTTACATTTGATAAGGGCTTCCTTCTTGTATGGAAACTATGATGGAGAAAACAAGCCACCAGAGTTTGATCTCTATGTTGATGTCAATTTTTGGTCAACAGTCAAATTTAGAAATGCCTCAGAAGAAGTTACTATGGAAATAATCAGTGTGGCACAATCAGGTGTCACACATGTTTGCCTTGTGAACAAGGGAGCAGGAACTCCTTTTATCTCAGGCTTGGAACTTAGACCACTTAATAGTTCTATTTATGACACTGAGTTTGGAGAATCTGCTTCACTGTCACTTTTCAAACGATGGGACATTGGGTCTACCAATGGAAGTGGTAGATATGAGGATGATATTTATGATAGAATCTGGTCCCCCTTCAATTCCTCATCCTGGGAATCTGTCAACACTTCCACACCAATAAATGTCAATGATGATGGCTATAGACCCCCATTTAAAGTCATTAGAACTGCTGCTAGACCAAGGAATGGCAGTGATACTTTGGAATTTTCTTGGACCCCTGATGATCCGAGTTGGAAATTTTATGTCTACTTGTACTTTGCTGAAGTGGAACAGCTTGAGAAAACCCAACTGAGGAAATTCAATATAGCTTGGAATGGATCTCCATTGTTTGATGATTCCCTAATACCGCGCCACTTGTTTGCAACCACTCTTTCTAATTCAAAATCCTTGGTAGCAAATGAACATAAGATTTCTatccacaaaacaaaagattcaACTCTTCCACCCATTCTTAATGCGGTTGAGATTTATGTAGCAAGACAGCTAGATGCCCTTGCAACATTTGAAGAAGATG TTGATGCTATTCTGTCCATAAAGGAAAACTATAGAATTCAAAGAAATTGGGTGGGTGATCCATGTGAGCCAAAGAACTACTCTTGGGAAGGTTTAAAATGCAACTATAGCACCTCACTTCCTCCCCGAATTATATCTCT GAATATGAGCTCAAGCAGTTTGAGTGGAATAATAACTTCTGCCATTTCCAATCTCTCCTCGTTGGAATCTTT GGACTTACATAACAATAGCTTAACTGGAGCAATGCCTCAGTTTTTGGAAGAATTGATATCCCTTAAATATTT GGATTTAAAGGGCAATCAATTTTCAGGATCTGTTCCTACCATTCTTTTAGAAAGATCAAGGGCTGGATTACTCACATTGAG GGTGGATGATCAAAATCTCGGGGACACAGGAGGGAACAATAAAACCAAGAAAATTGTTATTCCCGTAGTGGTATCAGTATCAGTTTTAGTTATATTGATTGCTTTCACTCTCTTTTGGAAACTTAGAAGAAATGAACGATCAG ACGAGGAGATTAGTATGCTCAACAAAGGAGGAAAAACCGTAACAACGAAGAACTGGCAATACACATATTCAGAGGTGTTGGACATCACCAACAACTTTGAAATGGCAATTGGTAAGGGAGGATTTGGAACTGTGTACTGTGGGGAGATGAAAGATGGCAAACAAGTTGCAGTCAAGATGCTTTCTCCATCATCATCTCAAGGGCCAAAGGAATTTCGGACTGAG GCTGAGCTTTTGATGACAGTTCATCACAAAAATTTGGTATCCTTCGTTGGCTACTGTGATGATGATAACAAGATGGCACTCATTTACGAGTACATGGCCAATGGCAGCCTGAAAGATTTTCTCTTGCTCTCAG ATGGAAATTCACATTGCTTGAGTTGGGAAAGGAGAATACAGATAGCAATCGATGCTGCAGAGG GGTTGGATTACCTACACCATGGATGCAAGCCACCAATAATACACAGGGATGTAAAGTCAGCCAACATTCTTTTAAGTCAAGACTTTGAAGCTAAGATAGCAGATTTTGGCCTCTCCAGGGAGTTTAGGAAAGATAACCAAGATCAACAATTTCAAGTCATTCACAAAGATGCTACATATGAAAAATCTGCAGTAATGGGCACAACAGGGTACCTTGATCCAGA GTACTACAAATTAGGGAGACTGAATGAGAAAAGTGACATCTATAGTTTTGGAATTGTTCTACTGGAATTACTCACAGGTCGCCCTGCAATATTAAAAGGCAACCGAGTAATGCACATACTTGAGTGGATAAGACCTGAGCTTGAAAGAGGAGATTTGAGTAAAATTATAGATCCAAGGCTccaaggaaaatttgatgctagtTCTGGGTGGAAAGCTTTAGGAATAGCAATGTCATGCTCTACATCAACCTCCATTCAGAGACCTACAATGAGTATTGTGATAGCAGAGCTGAAACAGTGCTTGAAATTGGAATCCCCTAGTGATACTAAAACATTTGTGGCCCCTCCAAGACAAGTCTACGACGAAGTTTATAGTTCATCTGAAGCATTTTCCTATGATAGTGAATCTATCACCTCTCCTTTTCCAAGATAG